The DNA window CCGGACAGCCAGCGAAACGGGTCGGGGTTAACGAGGTCAGGGGAAAAATTTTGCCGCTGTGCCAAGAGCGGCCAACAATTGCCGCCGTATTTTTATTCGGTTCGTATGGGACTTGTTATCAGACTCAGTTTAGTGATATCGACCTCGGGGTGCTCTTTTTTCCTGACGGTATTCCCAATCTGCGGGGAGAAATGGGGTTGGCCGGCGCATTTTCCAGCGCCCTTGGCCGCGATGACGTTGATCTGGTGATTATGAATAAGGCGCCGCTGCCGCTGCGGTATCGGATTGTCGCCGAAGGCGAGATTCTTTACGAAAAAGATTATGTTTATACCAGCGATTTTTTGGCGGCAACTTATAAATATTTCCTTGATTATAATATTGACTACCGGATGTTTATGGCTGAATACAGTCGTTCACTAAAGGAGGCATACAAGGTTAATGGTTGACCGGGATGTTATTTGCAACCGGATAAGTTA is part of the Sporolituus thermophilus DSM 23256 genome and encodes:
- the mntA gene encoding type VII toxin-antitoxin system MntA family adenylyltransferase antitoxin, encoding MAGQPAKRVGVNEVRGKILPLCQERPTIAAVFLFGSYGTCYQTQFSDIDLGVLFFPDGIPNLRGEMGLAGAFSSALGRDDVDLVIMNKAPLPLRYRIVAEGEILYEKDYVYTSDFLAATYKYFLDYNIDYRMFMAEYSRSLKEAYKVNG